In Arachis hypogaea cultivar Tifrunner chromosome 17, arahy.Tifrunner.gnm2.J5K5, whole genome shotgun sequence, a single window of DNA contains:
- the LOC112766123 gene encoding syntaxin-21-like: protein MLKEFQKAQCPAAERETAYTPFVPQAAPSSYTANEADANSGKTPEQRALLVESRRQEVLFLYNEIAFNEAIIEEREHGIQAIQQQIGEVNEIFKDLDVLVHEQGTMNGLVVISHPMV from the exons ATGTTGAAAGAATTTCAGAAGGCACAGTGTCCTGCAGCAGAGAGGGAAACTGCTTACACCCCATTTGTTCCACAAGCTGCTCCATCTAG CTATACAGCTAATGAAGCAGATGCTAATTCTGGTAAGACTCCAGAACAGCGTGCCCTTCTTGTGGAATCCAGAAG GCAGGAGGTCTTGTTTTTATACAATGAGATTGCCTTCAATGAGGCTATCATTGAAGAAAGAGAGCATGGCATTCAAGCAATTCAGCAGCAAATTGGTGAAGTAAATGAAATTTTTAAAGACCTTGATGTGCTTGTGCATGAACAAGGAACTATGAATGGTTTAGTTGTTATTTCTCATCCTATGGTTTAG